The window TCCGCTCAAACGGAGGCTTGGGATCCGGATAGTTGCGCATCTGCCAAACTGTTGTGCCATCCGATGCGTAGCTACCCTTTGGACCATCGGTAATCGCCACAATCCTCGCCCCTTCCTTGTGAATAGCGTGAGCAAGCTCGGCGATATCATCTGTATTTTTACCAGTCATCATCTGAGCTTCTTCTTTATTTACAACAAATAACTCGGTATGTCGCATCAAATCCTTAAGTTCGGCAAAACCTTTACGCATCTGAAATGTACCAGGCTGAAAAGCCAACTTCACATCCGGGTGCTTCTTGAGGTATTCAACAATTTTAGCGTGCACCCCCCAACCTGCCTCACCTAAGGAGCTCAAGTAAATCCATTTAGGCGTATCTTCAACTGGAATATGTGGCCACGCATAAGAATACGTCTCGTGCTTAATTAAAATTGTCCGATCGGCATCATACCACAGCACAAAATGAAAGTTACTGGCCTTACCTTTATGCGCGTCAATATACTGAGTTTGCACCCGATTACCCTTCAAGCTTTCTAGCATTTTCTGACCAATATCATCTTGCCCCATATTGCTATACAGGCTAGACTTCAGACCCAGCCGAGCAAAACTAACCGCTGCATTTGGACTATTCCCAACGCCATGCACCGTAACCGCATACTCAAATGGAATCTTAGAACCATATGTCATACACAGCAAGGGATGCTTAT is drawn from bacterium and contains these coding sequences:
- a CDS encoding carbohydrate kinase family protein — protein: MTHRIDVLAVGDIVSDSFIRLLPAEAEIEKDAKDKHPLLCMTYGSKIPFEYAVTVHGVGNSPNAAVSFARLGLKSSLYSNMGQDDIGQKMLESLKGNRVQTQYIDAHKGKASNFHFVLWYDADRTILIKHETYSYAWPHIPVEDTPKWIYLSSLGEAGWGVHAKIVEYLKKHPDVKLAFQPGTFQMRKGFAELKDLMRHTELFVVNKEEAQMMTGKNTDDIAELAHAIHKEGARIVAITDGPKGSYASDGTTVWQMRNYPDPKPPFERTGAGDAYTSTFVAGLIYSDGDVKTAMQWGPINSMSVVQDIGAQAGLLSKSKLEALLKSAPKDYEPKEYRN